In one Oscillospiraceae bacterium genomic region, the following are encoded:
- a CDS encoding MATE family efflux transporter, producing the protein MKLSFLHQSTDQRREMILQGSMLRTLLMLSLPTLMMSVVQSLMPLSDGLFINNVGGVLVASAVTYCNPIVNMMIALSQGLSVAAMAIIGQANGRGDMALVKHTAVQAVFFTFCMGVAAAPVLVGIAFPIAAQVDPQIAGNVRLYLSLYALVLPFAFLESVYNAIKNATGKPEATFIRMIIMLVLKIAFNAVFIVWLRLGIVGCVLASLGANIIVCVWMFYELFLQKGEDQLPLKGFRFDGALLKELVRVGIPSMLTSLMLNFGFFLINNEVQKYGAVVLTGQGIANSISQVCFNLPSAFGSAVTTTVSMNIGAQQAGRAKRSCFIGCIASAVTAVGIIALVVPLSPFLTVLFTHQQDVLDIANRALHIYTYSVVGFGVCMVVQGALIGLGRTRVPLVVGFLRIWLFRYLFILATEQYLQYYSVFWGNLFSNYLAAVVSVIIILRVRWVSALQ; encoded by the coding sequence TTGAAGCTCAGTTTTCTCCACCAGAGCACCGACCAGCGGCGGGAGATGATTTTACAGGGCAGTATGCTGCGCACGCTGCTGATGCTCTCCCTGCCCACCCTGATGATGAGCGTGGTGCAGTCCCTCATGCCGCTGTCCGACGGGCTGTTCATCAACAACGTGGGCGGCGTGCTGGTGGCCAGCGCCGTGACCTACTGCAACCCAATCGTCAATATGATGATCGCCCTGTCCCAGGGGCTGTCGGTGGCGGCCATGGCCATCATCGGCCAGGCCAACGGCAGGGGGGACATGGCCCTGGTGAAGCACACGGCGGTGCAGGCGGTCTTCTTTACCTTCTGTATGGGCGTTGCCGCCGCCCCGGTGCTGGTGGGCATCGCCTTTCCCATCGCCGCCCAGGTGGACCCGCAGATCGCCGGCAACGTGCGGCTCTACCTGAGCCTGTACGCCCTGGTGCTCCCCTTCGCCTTCCTGGAGAGCGTCTACAACGCCATCAAAAACGCCACGGGCAAGCCGGAGGCCACCTTTATCCGCATGATCATTATGCTGGTGCTGAAAATCGCCTTTAACGCGGTCTTTATCGTCTGGCTGCGGCTGGGCATCGTGGGGTGCGTGCTGGCCTCCCTGGGGGCCAACATCATCGTCTGCGTCTGGATGTTCTACGAGCTCTTCCTTCAAAAGGGGGAGGACCAGCTCCCGCTGAAGGGCTTCCGCTTCGACGGGGCGCTTTTGAAGGAGCTGGTCCGGGTGGGCATCCCCTCCATGCTCACCAGCCTGATGCTCAATTTCGGCTTCTTCCTCATCAATAACGAGGTGCAGAAGTACGGCGCGGTGGTGCTCACGGGCCAGGGCATCGCCAACAGCATTTCCCAGGTCTGCTTCAACCTGCCCTCCGCCTTCGGCTCCGCCGTCACCACCACCGTGAGCATGAACATCGGCGCGCAGCAGGCCGGCCGGGCCAAGCGCTCCTGCTTCATCGGCTGCATCGCCAGCGCCGTCACGGCGGTGGGGATTATCGCCCTGGTGGTGCCCCTCTCGCCCTTTTTGACGGTGCTCTTTACCCACCAGCAGGACGTGCTGGACATCGCAAACCGCGCCCTGCATATCTACACCTACTCGGTGGTGGGCTTCGGCGTCTGCATGGTGGTGCAGGGGGCGCTTATCGGCCTGGGCCGGACCCGGGTGCCCCTGGTGGTGGGCTTCCTGCGCATCTGGCTGTTCCGCTACCTCTTCATCCTGGCCACGGAGCAGTATTTGCAGTACTACTCCGTGTTCTGGGGCAACCTCTTCTCCAACTACCTGGCCGCCGTGGTCTCCGTTATTATCATCCTGCGGGTGCGGTGGGTGTCCGCCCTGCAATAG